The DNA sequence GTTGACTCTTCATGACGGACACCCTGAGGGGCTGAAGGGGGTTGCAGGGGCCTTCATTCTGCAGAACCCGGCTCAGTGACGAAGGCTGAGGGGAGAACTGGACCGATCTTGCGGGGCCTTTAAATGATACAAGCATGCCCAAGGTTAGAGACTTGCTAGCCTCAGACGATGCTAGCTTGCCTAGATTGAGCCAGAGCAGGGGGTTTGAATAGCGTAGCTCTTCAACCAGAGCTGTGCAAATGTACGTTTTTATCAAGAGCAGTGTGtaacattttcacccacagaatAACAGTCAACATCAACAGTTCATTACACTGAACGTTGGTATGCGGTTCTAGAAATACAAGACAGTTGGGATGTGTCCAGAACTACTACCACAGACCTGCCGATGGTGCTGTACTCAGCTGACTCTTCATAACAGACACTCTTTGGGGCTGCATAGAAAAGCGAACCCCCTCATTCTGCAGGATGCTGCCCAGGGCTTTAGCGTCAGGAGTGAACTGAACATTCCGTGCAGGACCTGATTCAATTCAACCACATGATGTACACAAATGTAATCAATGGGCACGCAGCAAACATTTCTGTTATACATTTCTACAGAAACTTATTATAGGTCTTGAATCAATAAATAACTCAGCATTAAATATTTAGGGTGTATTTCATCCACCATCAGCCAAGATAGGTCTTATCACTGACCTCATTCTGTCCTACTAaatattttctacattttattatgtatttagcTTGTGTTTATTATCATATTTTTAATGTACATGCTGTTTATTTAaagaataatttgtttttaatagcttgcattaataaataaaggtcaataaataaaataaatataaaatctgtataaataatttgatttatttttttagaatgCACATCCCCATGCTCAAATCTGCTAATCAGAATCAACATAGCAAATAAAGGACTACAAATTAACACAAGAAAACCACAAGAACTAACCCGTGGAGAGCAGTGTCTTCGGGACAGTCTTCATGATGGACACTCTCTGGGGCTGCAAAGGTTACAGTTAAAGTCAGTACACAAACTTAAGTCATACACACAAACTCAGTCAGCCACCAACCAGACTTCACTTAAAGACAGTTTGTCCTTTAAGACTATTCAATTGAACCAGGCAACACAACCACAAACTAACAGCAACTGACTGAGTCGCCTGCGAGGCCAATTCCGTGGCAGTATTTACCATGTTGTTATAGGCTCGCGTAGAAGGACGAGTGGAAGCCCTCGCTGCACTGATTCCCTCATTCCGGAGAATACTACAGAGAGCAGCCGGGTCAGAGGAGAAGGCAGCCCCCCCATCACCTAGGACACAGCACGCAGCACAACGGAACACAtgtcacatttttaaatgaagagCCCAagcagacaaacaggcaggcaggcaaagagagacagacagaaaacaatgGAGATAGAGATAATGTATTATCTCTGGACGGCTGTCGCACAAGGTCTAATAGAAATCTTAAAACAATCTCACCAGTGTTCGCACTTGGTAACTCTGCTGGCTTGGAGGGCTCTTTGAGGCTGAGCGTGTCAAAATGGCCCCTACAGGCTTCAGTGATGAGGACGGCGGGCTGGCCACTGTCAACTGAGAAAGCACTCAACGAAATACCTGATTCAGAACCACATTGACCTGGAGGTCTGGGAAGTGCGATCTTTCCCGATCCACATCCGGGCAATGGACTGTCTGAAGGAGattgtgccttttgttttggATGCTGGGACAAAGACATGGCGGTGACACCTGCAGGAGTCTTCCCCACTTCTACATTGCGCTGTGACAAGATGCCTTGCAGTCCCAGACCAGCTTTTTCGGCTTCCGAGTGTCGTGCTGGGAGTTGAGCAGCGAATTCTACCGTTGACTTTGACTGGACCTTGGTATGAGTCGCTCTTAGAGTACTGGGCAGTTTGGCAGTTCTTGCTGCGATTCTTTCGTTTGAATGCGCAGTGGCGCCGCCAGCACTTTCGGCTCGGGTTGGCTGATCACCAGCCCTTCTATTAACCACCAGTGCACTTGTCCCGTTTCTTTGGTTCTGTGCGCCTATTCGGTTGGTTCTGGCACTAGAGAAGTTGAAAGGCACAGGCTTGGTGCACGGCTTCTTCCTTTTAGCTTTACCCTTCAGGAAAAAAATTCAAGCACAACAAATATAAATTACAACGCCTAGCACTGAACGTAAAGCTAAAAATAAGAAACATGGCAAATAAATCCATGACtatttaatggacaaaaaaagcACTTTCAATGTATCATCATTTTAAACGGAAATCAAGACTTTACCCGGTTCCAAAATCCAGGTTTACCACAGAAATATAACAACAGTTATCTATTTAGAACCAGTACACTGTACACACCGCCAAAGAGTTCTGCTCCCATCTCATGTGGGACTGGGTGAAGTCAGATGGGGTTTGAAGCTGCAGGGACTTGGCCAGCACCGGGAGTCTGCTGATGGGTTTGACAGTCCCCAGTGGTTTCTGCACATTGTCTGGACCTGCTGTTGGGTCCTGGTTCTCAGAGCCCTGCCTGGAATTTTGTCCGCAGGGTACAGACTGGTGTCTAGAAGGGACAGATGGGTTTTTGGAGCCTGGCTTCGGGTCCGCTGTCATTCTATTGAACCTGGAATGGGATGTCAATGTGGAGAGTGTAGACAGAGATACTTTTCAGGCATTGTATCGGTGTTATTTTTACAGGCTGTTTGAGCAATCAGTACTTCATAGACAGTGGCTatagaacattaaaaaaagagacaaaCACCAATAAAGCAGAATAGACAACAACTGTCTTAAATTCTCTCTAGGGGAATACCTTGAATTGTCCTGCAGGGTTTTGTTATAACTTTGCTGACGCAGTACTGAAGAAGAATCCATGTTGGTTGGGTCTGAGACCTTCAACAACGTTCTGTTATTGACAAACTGAAACGAAATCTTATTAAGCAACATTCAGCATGCTTCTAACATAATACACCGGTAGCGGGATCGTACATttagagagaaaataataatgtaacgCACAATACACTGATTACCTGcttgataaaaaaaagtttatctGGTAGCTGCCTAGGTATTTTGTTATTCTGTAGCTAGGATTATAACGCAAAGAACACAATGCAACCATCAGattcttaaaaaaacaacaataatttaaCAGTAAACCGTCCTGCTAGCTTAATGTTAGCTACAAACTGAACGTAGTAAGCTAGCAAATTTAGCAATTTATTTTAAGCTGGCTAGCAAGCTATTTGAGAAGTTGCAGTTTGCTTTCTGGGTATATGATCCTGACATTACAAAAGAGAA is a window from the Esox lucius isolate fEsoLuc1 chromosome 12, fEsoLuc1.pri, whole genome shotgun sequence genome containing:
- the troap gene encoding uncharacterized protein troap, producing the protein MDSSSVLRQQSYNKTLQDNSRFNRMTADPKPGSKNPSVPSRHQSVPCGQNSRQGSENQDPTAGPDNVQKPLGTVKPISRLPVLAKSLQLQTPSDFTQSHMRWEQNSLAGKAKRKKPCTKPVPFNFSSARTNRIGAQNQRNGTSALVVNRRAGDQPTRAESAGGATAHSNERIAARTAKLPSTLRATHTKVQSKSTVEFAAQLPARHSEAEKAGLGLQGILSQRNVEVGKTPAGVTAMSLSQHPKQKAQSPSDSPLPGCGSGKIALPRPPGQCGSESGISLSAFSVDSGQPAVLITEACRGHFDTLSLKEPSKPAELPSANTGDGGAAFSSDPAALCSILRNEGISAARASTRPSTRAYNNMPQRVSIMKTVPKTLLSTGPARNVQFTPDAKALGSILQNEGVRFSMQPQRVSVMKSQLSTAPSAGPARSVQFSPQPSSLSRVLQNEGPCNPLQPLRVSVMKSQLKTAPPAGQLWGVAFSPDSGALSSILRNEGVTAGSDPGAMTQNSSVRPSGRGTSIYTAQRVPVTKNCSESPRGPTGVTVSQTPCTKWTPQRVPNSRPLSMRKVLPSHRTPYEYSPRLRGLQSQGRDLETHKEEVVQRLFETEEEKQPDEQALDQDPAEALDQDPAEALDQDPAEALDQDPAEALDQDPAEARANDHLAQDPGVERNTARVPTFFQAPHRESVIIFSTGRKLLRAAPAPEPESPAAGFLECGGPLEHGGPLEREGSGARATGEQKAMDLLPRHPDFPRTPATEVPEVTGAAMCLPRLAKHSAFLPLSQPRGSIIIPKSGALSSAAALLRLRLPLEELRLEEEVATYTSALPAPPCPSFGPLPVRCGNPVASALCLQDFTSFHPIILDPSSAPSSPCSSLLQER